A single genomic interval of Deltaproteobacteria bacterium harbors:
- a CDS encoding ATP-binding cassette domain-containing protein, with protein sequence MKYRTGSNGDPIIETADLKKYFPVRRGFLQRVVGLIKAVDGVDLVIPAGQTVSLVGESGCGKSTLAKVILRLEEPTAGRIFYRGEEISGLSPAELKPYRRKMQIIFQDPFGSLNPRMTVGKSIEEGLRVIGLKSSQQRRERLRELLHMVGLPPQAAERYPHEFSGGQRQRIGIARALSVDPELIICDEPVSALDVSIQAQILNLLERLQQELGLSYLFISHDLHVVEHVSDWVAIMYLGHIMEWGPAKEVYERQLHPYSKALLSAAPVPDPSSKRRWEPLVGDVPTPFNPPPGCKFQSRCPLAEERCRQEEIDFYEVAAGHRVRCWKVTV encoded by the coding sequence ATGAAATACCGCACAGGCAGCAACGGCGACCCCATTATTGAGACTGCCGACCTCAAGAAGTATTTTCCGGTGCGGCGCGGCTTCCTGCAGCGAGTAGTCGGACTGATCAAGGCGGTGGACGGCGTGGATCTGGTAATTCCCGCCGGCCAGACCGTCAGTCTGGTGGGCGAGAGTGGTTGTGGGAAATCCACTCTGGCCAAAGTGATTCTCAGACTGGAAGAGCCCACTGCCGGGCGCATATTCTATCGAGGAGAAGAGATCAGTGGACTCTCCCCCGCTGAACTGAAGCCTTACCGGCGGAAGATGCAGATCATCTTTCAAGATCCTTTCGGTTCCTTGAACCCGCGGATGACAGTGGGAAAATCTATTGAAGAGGGACTGCGGGTTATTGGCCTCAAGAGTTCGCAGCAGAGAAGGGAGCGGCTCAGAGAACTGCTGCATATGGTGGGGCTGCCTCCACAGGCTGCCGAGAGATACCCGCACGAATTCAGCGGTGGTCAACGGCAAAGGATTGGCATTGCCAGGGCCCTGAGCGTAGACCCAGAACTCATAATATGTGACGAGCCGGTTTCTGCCCTGGACGTTTCCATTCAGGCGCAGATTCTCAACCTTCTGGAAAGACTGCAGCAGGAGCTGGGTTTGAGCTACCTGTTCATCTCCCACGATCTGCACGTGGTGGAACATGTGAGCGATTGGGTTGCCATCATGTATCTTGGACATATTATGGAATGGGGGCCTGCCAAGGAAGTCTATGAGAGACAACTGCACCCTTATTCGAAGGCGCTGCTTTCAGCGGCCCCCGTGCCCGACCCTTCGAGCAAGCGGAGGTGGGAACCTCTGGTGGGTGATGTGCCGACTCCTTTCAATCCTCCGCCTGGCTGCAAGTTTCAAAGCCGTTGTCCCCTGGCGGAAGAGCGCTGCCGGCAGGAGGAGATCGACTTTTATGAGGTGGCTGCTGGTCACCGCGTGCGCTGCTGGAAAGTGACCGTATGA